One window of the Primulina eburnea isolate SZY01 chromosome 18, ASM2296580v1, whole genome shotgun sequence genome contains the following:
- the LOC140819267 gene encoding putative late blight resistance protein homolog R1C-3 yields the protein MANSGNFNDPLFLHPSDTPGMNLVNDQLLGVENYEIWSRDMIIALKAKNKIAFIDGSYPRPCTPHQLHFLDEDQSWALFCDKVFGQESCCPPELEKVGKTIVRNCGALPLAIVAISGLLSKTSRTVEYWEHVANDTHSELDKGGDGLCFEVFSLSYKHLPVHLKPCFLYMAIFPEDHKIKISKLVKLWVAEGILKPMSSRSLEEIAKDNLKDLIERNLIQVHAYGSRNKIKTCTIHDLLRDLCLREAQKEKFLCVIHRLNSHPRSINNMRRLILQRSSDEEVFQRQVFDAKNLASCTRSLICCESEYKPIKLPVCFRLLRVLSMDVAYSCEEILRLVNLRCIHNTARSFPNLSNTLEFLFLLPNLQTVSIAGIVSETPINLPAEIWEMPQLRHLKMERGDFYLPDPSSTNSKNGRRDILVMKNLQTLCTIRNFRCTNEVVHRIPSLKKLGITYRRFPSGFGWDHYESYNLVHLRNLESLFLNGYKNVLQNLCLPRSLKKLTLENCRVPWEDLTVVGSLPHLEVLNLIHQAVRGREWNPVEGEFLELKSLKNFSTDLVEWTADSSHFPRLEKLSLGHLEFLKEIPDGIGEIQTLRSISLVFCSDSANSSAEKIQEEQLELGNHELQVRIVGPDRKKHSVG from the coding sequence ATGGCGAATTCAGGTAATTTCAATGATCCTTTGTTTTTGCATCCTTCCGATACACCAGGAATGAATTTGGTAAACGATCAATTGCTTGGAGTGGaaaattatgaaatttggagTCGAGATATGATAATAGCATTGAAAGCTAAAAATAAGATTGCGTTCATCGATGGATCATATCCACGCCCTTGTACCCCACATCAACTACATTTTCTAGACGAAGATCAAAGTTGGGCTTTGTTTTGTGACAAGGTGTTTGGACAAGAAAGTTGTTGCCCTCCTGAGTTAGAGAAAGTAGGAAAGACAATTGTGAGGAATTGTGGAGCACTTCCTCTAGCCATTGTTGCTATTAGTGGACTTCTTTCAAAGACTAGTCGAACGGTTGAATATTGGGAACATGTTGCTAATGATACACATTCGGAATTGGATAAAGGAGGTGATGGGCTCTGTTTTGAGGTATTCTCTTTAAGTTATAAGCACTTGCCTGTTCATCTAAAACCATGTTTCCTTTATATGGCCATATTTCCGGAGGATCATAAGATTAAAATTTCGAAGCTCGTTAAATTATGGGTTGCGGAGGGGATTCTTAAACCGATGAGTTCTAGAAGTTTGGAGGAAATTGCAAAGGATAATTTAAAAGATCTAATAGAGAGAAATCTGATTCAGGTTCATGCTTACGGGTCTAGAAACAAAATCAAAACTTGCACCATCCATGATCTCCTAAGAGACCTATGCCTCAGGGAAGCTCAAAAGGAGAAATTTCTTTGTGTGATCCATAGACTCAACAGTCATCCCAGAAGCATAAATAATATGCGTCGTCTTATTCTTCAGCGAAGCTCCGATGAAGAGGTGTTTCAACGACAGGTCTTTGATGCCAAGAATTTAGCATCATGTACCCGTTCATTGATATGTTGTGAATCAGAATACAAACCTATAAAGCTTCCTGTTTGTTTTAGACTGCTAAGAGTACTCAGCATGGATGTTGCGTACTCCTGCGAAGAAATTCTACGACTAGTTAACTTGAGATGCATCCATAATACGGCTCGATCATTTCCAAATCTGTCGAATACTTTAGAATTTCTATTCCTACTCCCGAATCTGCAGACTGTTTCCATTGCTGGTATTGTGAGTGAGACACCAATAAATCTACCAGCTGAAATATGGGAAATGCCACAACTCAGACATCTAAAAATGGAACGAGGAGACTTCTATTTGCCTGATCCTTCGAGCACCAACAGCAAAAATGGGAGGCGAGATATTCTTGTTATGAAAAACTTGCAAACACTCTGTACAATAAGGAATTTCAGGTGCACGAACGAGGTTGTTCACAGAATCCCAAGCTTAAAAAAACTGGGAATCACTTACCGGCGATTCCCCAGTGGCTTTGGATGGGATCACTATGAGAGTTACAATCTCGTCCATTTACGTAATCTCGAATCACTTTTCTTAAACGGTTACAAGAATGTGCTGCAAAATCTCTGCTTGCCACGTTCGCTCAAGAAGTTGACTTTGGAAAACTGCCGAGTGCCTTGGGAAGATTTGACGGTGGTCGGCTCACTGCCTCATCTCGAAGTTCTCAATTTGATACATCAAGCAGTCAGAGGGCGTGAATGGAATCCCGTGGAAGGAgagtttcttgaattgaagTCTTTAAAAAATTTTTCCACAGATCTTGTGGAGTGGACAGCAGACAGCTCTCACTTCCCACGCCTAGAGAAACTCTCACTCGGGCATCTTGAATTCTTAAAGGAAATCCCAGATGGTATTGGAGAAATACAAACACTTCGATCGATTTCATTAGTATTCTGTAGCGATTCAGCCAATTCTTCTGCAGAGAAAATACAAGAGGAACAATTGGAGCTTGGAAATCATGAACTCCAGGTTCGTATTGTTGGTCCAGACAGAAAGAAGCACTCAGTTGGCTGA